The sequence below is a genomic window from Candidatus Omnitrophota bacterium.
ACGAAACCTCCGCGATTGTCTGGGAAACAGGACGCCGCGTCTTGGATGCGCTGCTCAAGATAGCGTCTGCGCTTCCGGAGGACGGCCGCGCCCTGGTCATCTCCCACAGCGGAGCCATTGAACCGGCCGCGCTCATTGCCTTGGGTTCGCGCGATGCGCAAGACATGGGCGGACAGCTCGGCCCATGCGAGGGTGTGCGCTTCGAAATCGAGGGAGGCTTGGTCAGCCGGGTGGTGGTGCGAAGGTTACAGCCTGTTGAATAACTTATAGGGACGGTTCTTACAAAAGGTCAGGGGACATATCTCCAAAGGAGATGTGTCCCCTAATGTTCTTGAAGAACCGTCCCTGGCACCTCAGTTCTTCTCCCGATACCTGCCGATTTTCAGAATTCGACCGATATTCGCAGTGGAACGAATCACGGGTTGAAGCATCCCCTTTTTGCGGGTGGAAATGAGCGTGGCCACGCCCGGGCCGTGGCCCGAGATCACGCTATCCGAGTGAATGACGATGCCGATGGTCACCGCGCCCGTGTAAAAATGGCGGCCCAAGGTATTGTCGCAATCCATGAGCGCGACTAAATCCCCGAGCCGGATTTTATCCAGGCCGTGCTTCTTGACGAGACCCGGATCCTGCGTAGTGATGTCATAATCACCCGTGCCAGGATCCGCATGTCCAATCCCCGAACCCATCAAAGCCCCCGGCACCAGGGCCGTCACCGGAACACTGAGCCCGCCGGAGGACTCTGCCTTGATCCCGAGCTTTCCCAGCACCGCAGGGTCCAGGTTGTAAGTCTTGATGTGGGGGT
It includes:
- a CDS encoding DUF4438 domain-containing protein, whose product is MKTNIKQLVKIAVQGRVANAMRFSPFELDSDGKPHAVPSVGGITYNVKVGDPAFGWAGDHIEPCVSCTLDEQNRNNKQAQAFQFLPCVGNEAVVVSGGAKGAKGTVTGHHGGVEHLTVDFADRDLRKMTLDDKVLVRAYGQGLQLTDYPHIKTYNLDPAVLGKLGIKAESSGGLSVPVTALVPGALMGSGIGHADPGTGDYDITTQDPGLVKKHGLDKIRLGDLVALMDCDNTLGRHFYTGAVTIGIVIHSDSVISGHGPGVATLISTRKKGMLQPVIRSTANIGRILKIGRYREKN